From the genome of Papaver somniferum cultivar HN1 chromosome 2, ASM357369v1, whole genome shotgun sequence, one region includes:
- the LOC113351666 gene encoding uncharacterized protein LOC113351666 has product MSRRTNGLAVPHDEGFGEVVRALNVVAQAMQQQVNLNQNSPPPPPPPNQRALLVRRFSEQNLDSFKGVNDEDKLDLAVFKLEGEATRWWDLTRRSRNDGLFTWVEFRLAFLNKYFPQTARNQRMIEFMQLTQRNMTVAQYQAKFEELSRFAIHLVENEELKAFKFQEGLRPSIKGRLSILKITSYIEIVERAMIAERDIEEATWELEPEMRSKYPELF; this is encoded by the exons ATGTCTCGTCGTACGAATGGTTTAGCCGTCCCACATGATGAGGGTTTCGGTGAGGTTGTTCGTGCTTTGAATGTTGTTGCTCAAGCGATGCAACAACAAGTGAATCTTAATCAGAATTCACCTCCTCCCCCTCCACCACCTAATCAACGAGCTTTGTTAGTTAGAAGGTTTAGTGAACAAAATCTCGATTCCTTTAAAG GCGTGAATGACGAGGATAAGCtggatcttgctgtttttaagcTTGAGGGTGAGGCCACTCGCTGGTGGGACTTGACTCGTCGTTCTAGGAATGACGGTCTGTTTACCTGGGTAGAATTTCGACTCGCCTTCCTAAATAAGTACTTTCCACAAACTGCACGAAACCAACGCATGATCGAGTTTATGCAGTTGACTCAGAGAAATATGACCGTAGCACAGTACCAAGCCAAGTTTGAAGAACTTTCTCGTTTTGCTATTCATCTGGTGGAGAATGAAGAGCTGAAGGCTTTTAAGTTTCAGGAGGGACTTAGACCTTCAATTAAGGGTAGGTTGTCTATTTTGAAGATTACCTCTTATATTGAGATAGTGGAAAGAGCGATGATTGCTGAGAGAGACATTGAGGAAGCGACATGGGAATTAGAGCCCGAAATGCGGAGCAAATATCCTGAACTTTTCTAA